The sequence TTTCCATTATTTAGGACAAATTCGTACTTAGATATACCTTGGGTCGGTGCTCACTTTTGTCAATAGCCTTAATTTAGTTTTGGCTCTTATTGTCAAGTCTTTTTAGTAGCAGGACGGTTATCAAGTTTCCTAAAACAGccaccaaattaaaattaagtcagAGAATGTATTTCAAATTTAAGATCCCATATAAAATGGCGATTGAAGTAAGCATAGTAGTAGGATCTGTGAGTTGAGTACTGGCGTTGCAAAGGTCAGTATCACATGTGCAGTATGTGATGAAAACATCACCGTTACCAGTCTGTCTCTTGCAGATGTGTTCACCATGTTCTTCCTCAATATACCCGCATTGTCGGACGATTCGCACTTTACCGTaaactgcaataaaaaaaaatgtgtcgttataataataataatagaatatactataacaatacactcatcgccatctagcctctaGAAATGCGATTGCCGTAAACTTAATATTCAAGGTGCCGTCATTTTTCCTTTGATTCCCTATTACCCTATTTATGATTTGATAACCCTTTTTCACCCACGGCCTGGGgattttacaccaaaaatacaaaaatgaaactgagaaattatatatattttttttaataaaataaactagaaaAATTTGACTTAACTTCAAAAAGAGAAGACATATTTGTAAATTAATGATTGCTTTAGATAGTTCATACATTAAGGCAGTTGGCTAAATAATGcttataggctatatattatactatattgtTCCTTAAGTATAGAGCTATATTCTGATAATACATATTTCCGTATTACGATCCTTGCGTGATCGGACCCCGCGTTCTTTGTGCAGTAATTGTCAACCTTATGTAAAAATAAGCAGACAAACGTTCcactttata comes from Pararge aegeria chromosome 9, ilParAegt1.1, whole genome shotgun sequence and encodes:
- the LOC120626241 gene encoding uncharacterized protein LOC120626241 → MKPMSSLVVLLISLTLCFKFASSIFCYDCNSAFDPRCGENFDSFSLGVVNCSLRDPPEHIEPIEPTFCRVIKMEIYGKVRIVRQCGYIEEEHGEHICKRQTGNGDVFITYCTCDTDLCNASTQLTDPTTMLTSIAILYGILNLKYIL